A section of the Amycolatopsis sp. AA4 genome encodes:
- a CDS encoding SapB/AmfS family lanthipeptide has protein sequence MALLDLQGLEAPGGKGGGGGSTLTVLGCASHTPSNVSLLLCH, from the coding sequence ATGGCACTTCTCGACCTGCAGGGTCTGGAGGCTCCCGGCGGCAAGGGCGGCGGCGGCGGTTCCACGCTGACCGTTCTGGGCTGCGCGTCGCACACGCCGAGCAACGTCAGCCTGTTGCTCTGCCACTGA